From one Butyricimonas faecihominis genomic stretch:
- a CDS encoding FecR family protein: protein MNIEEIIIKRLSEEHLSEEESAFFDKWYQNSSNREYYNDLLKIRSGIIASQVKERIDKRKAWNQVRPARKISLIRTLLKFAAIMILPLSLGVFLLIRENKQEKVVYAEVPVQPGKKQAVLTLSSGQQVMLADTIVHVNEKGMVISNFPDKELVYKIMNDTMKTETIYNTVTVPRGGEYKLVLADGTIVWLNSDSHIRYPVTFSGNTRQVELEGEAYFEVAKDVEKPFIVRMNEYNVRVTGTQFNVRNYSNESLATTLVEGGVQIERKGKVDRLRPGQQAVLENNEIRIRVVNVEEQVAWRHGAFGFTQCRLENIMEELARWYDVDVFYMNQQVKDYHFSAWFKRSSSINEVINILEKTKKISLDLKGRILTVKDISRN from the coding sequence ATGAATATAGAAGAAATAATAATAAAACGGCTTTCGGAAGAACATTTGTCAGAAGAAGAAAGTGCTTTTTTTGACAAGTGGTATCAAAATTCTTCCAACCGGGAATATTATAATGATTTACTGAAGATTCGTTCGGGCATCATCGCTTCTCAGGTTAAGGAGAGAATTGACAAGAGAAAGGCGTGGAATCAAGTTCGTCCAGCACGTAAAATATCCCTGATACGGACTTTGTTGAAATTCGCAGCTATTATGATATTACCTTTGAGTCTCGGGGTTTTCCTTCTCATCCGTGAAAATAAACAGGAAAAAGTGGTTTATGCTGAAGTGCCCGTGCAACCGGGTAAAAAGCAAGCCGTGTTGACCTTATCTTCTGGTCAGCAAGTAATGCTTGCGGACACGATCGTTCACGTGAACGAGAAAGGAATGGTGATTTCAAATTTTCCGGATAAAGAATTGGTTTATAAAATCATGAATGATACCATGAAGACAGAAACTATTTACAACACGGTCACTGTCCCTCGTGGGGGAGAATATAAGCTGGTGTTGGCTGATGGTACCATTGTTTGGTTAAACTCCGATAGCCACATTCGTTATCCGGTGACATTTTCCGGTAATACACGGCAGGTTGAATTAGAGGGGGAAGCCTATTTTGAGGTGGCTAAAGATGTGGAAAAACCTTTCATCGTGCGTATGAACGAGTATAATGTGAGAGTGACAGGTACTCAATTTAACGTTCGGAATTATTCGAATGAGAGTCTGGCGACAACGCTAGTTGAAGGGGGAGTACAGATCGAGAGAAAGGGAAAGGTAGACAGGTTACGACCGGGACAACAAGCTGTTTTGGAAAATAATGAAATACGGATACGGGTTGTAAATGTTGAAGAGCAAGTGGCTTGGAGACATGGTGCGTTTGGTTTCACGCAATGCCGTTTGGAAAATATCATGGAAGAGCTTGCCCGTTGGTATGATGTTGACGTGTTTTATATGAATCAACAGGTAAAAGATTATCACTTCTCCGCTTGGTTTAAACGAAGTTCTTCGATAAACGAGGTGATTAATATATTAGAAAAAACAAAGAAAATAAGTTTAGATTTAAAGGGACGGATTCTCACGGTAAAAGATATAAGTAGAAATTGA
- a CDS encoding RNA polymerase sigma-70 factor, protein MTSKVPINQDRLINGDEKEFKSLFDLLYVGMVQQATFYTNDFAVAEDVVQEIFVRLWEKRGELKSVQNLEGYLLLSVKNRCLNYLEHQQVVDKYKQYCLLQEIQDDDDEDPEQFIEDIGKLLDKLPEKRKMVLELCVIESKSYAEIADLLGISLNTVKDHVKKAYAFLREELRREVSFPVLFFALYFKGKVYLNK, encoded by the coding sequence ATGACATCAAAAGTTCCAATAAATCAAGATCGTTTAATAAATGGGGATGAAAAAGAATTTAAGTCCTTGTTTGATTTGTTGTATGTTGGAATGGTGCAGCAGGCGACGTTCTATACAAATGATTTTGCTGTAGCAGAAGATGTTGTGCAAGAGATTTTTGTTCGTTTGTGGGAAAAACGGGGGGAGTTGAAAAGTGTCCAGAACCTTGAGGGGTATCTGTTGCTATCTGTGAAAAATCGTTGTTTAAATTATTTGGAACATCAGCAAGTGGTGGATAAATATAAACAATATTGTTTGTTGCAGGAAATACAAGATGATGATGATGAAGATCCTGAACAATTCATAGAAGATATAGGAAAATTGTTGGATAAGTTACCGGAGAAGCGTAAAATGGTATTGGAACTATGTGTGATCGAGTCGAAATCCTACGCTGAAATTGCAGATTTATTAGGTATTTCTTTGAACACGGTAAAGGATCATGTGAAGAAAGCCTACGCTTTCTTACGAGAAGAATTGCGTAGAGAAGTTTCTTTTCCGGTATTATTTTTTGCCCTCTATTTCAAGGGGAAAGTGTATTTGAATAAATAA
- a CDS encoding site-specific integrase — METHLTVICRKDKMNKQNEAPIAIKISQNYKSKKVSLGVKINIAYWDFENNKLKDETPNREQIQFLIDTTIQDLNKKILNYRIQDKEFTIDDLLGISEKKQKTITIEKYFMKLVSQLKEIGKLSSASKYYFCLSSLSKFKPMNTPFTDIDFQFLKDYEVYLRKKGLANNSIATQFSCFKSTYNKALEEGVFTNEDSPFKKFKVGKLWTQTRKRAIHKEDVQKLKEFDLSTLIKYPTPYLEFARDIFMFSYLTAGINFKDIATLRYCDLDNGRIYYSRHKTQKNMNTILLPDALKILNKYIKKDAGAEDYIFPILDRNIHITEQQQADRVQKVLKQVNRKLKVISKALNLKINLTTYVARHTFATVLKRSGVDIGIISESLGHSDLKTTQIYLDSFENTQIDAAMQNLL; from the coding sequence ATGGAAACACATCTCACTGTGATCTGTCGTAAAGACAAAATGAACAAACAAAATGAAGCTCCTATTGCAATAAAAATATCACAAAACTATAAAAGCAAAAAAGTAAGTTTAGGCGTGAAAATTAATATTGCCTATTGGGATTTTGAAAACAATAAACTTAAAGATGAAACTCCCAATAGAGAGCAGATTCAATTTCTTATTGACACCACTATCCAAGATTTAAATAAAAAGATTTTGAATTATCGCATACAAGACAAAGAATTTACTATTGATGATTTACTTGGAATCTCTGAAAAGAAACAGAAGACAATCACTATTGAAAAATATTTCATGAAATTAGTTTCCCAATTAAAGGAAATAGGTAAACTTAGTTCTGCATCTAAATACTATTTCTGTTTGTCCTCCCTATCCAAATTCAAACCAATGAATACTCCTTTTACAGATATTGACTTTCAATTCTTAAAAGATTATGAGGTTTATTTAAGGAAAAAGGGATTAGCGAACAATAGCATTGCAACACAATTCAGTTGTTTCAAATCTACCTATAATAAAGCTTTGGAAGAAGGAGTTTTTACTAATGAAGATTCCCCATTCAAAAAGTTCAAAGTTGGGAAATTATGGACTCAAACAAGGAAAAGAGCCATACACAAAGAAGATGTACAAAAATTGAAAGAGTTCGATTTGTCCACTTTAATCAAATATCCCACTCCATATTTGGAGTTTGCAAGGGATATATTCATGTTCTCTTACCTAACAGCAGGAATTAATTTCAAAGATATAGCCACATTGAGATACTGCGATCTTGATAATGGACGAATTTATTATTCAAGGCATAAAACACAGAAAAATATGAATACAATTCTATTACCAGATGCATTGAAGATACTAAATAAATACATTAAAAAGGATGCAGGAGCAGAAGACTATATCTTTCCTATTTTGGATAGAAACATCCATATAACAGAACAACAACAAGCAGATAGGGTACAAAAGGTGTTGAAACAAGTTAATAGAAAACTAAAGGTGATTAGTAAAGCCTTGAATTTGAAAATCAATTTAACAACCTATGTAGCAAGACATACATTCGCAACTGTTTTAAAAAGGTCTGGGGTTGATATTGGAATTATATCTGAATCACTGGGACATTCAGATTTAAAAACAACCCAAATTTATTTGGATAGCTTTGAGAACACCCAGATTGATGCAGCAATGCAAAATTTATTATGA
- a CDS encoding DEAD/DEAH box helicase family protein — MECKKFTFKEKLSETRFLDDLDFNEEFKIYVDCPTSGGKSYYILNYLKEREIKAVFVVDTINLAKQLSAQYQIPYYTADHREDFNSSLIITIQHHIPKFESRETVIIDEAHTLVTEFGWKREVIEEVMISLEYYKRIIFLSGTPVTSDDSIFKGMTMIKAVKENPDKRDLRIVRYEDLGGGIIELCSFARKEKKIPVVSLLDKSSLLPKVLKALKEVGFKRIAIINSKTKITRNKGKEEEETGLVVESFGEGDDGSCYLSQLINQCRIDADVILTTYTQGYSLLGKDYLLIIAPGKNPHSFVNIVQMMNRFREDTTTLSYILTNAIIQKEGDKGIYNFPSIFDYLKTGITQKTRQRIEELNKVAKNTRTLKRQLKLLANECDQYISITREINHQSIAFKVFQLINHVMHEQLYKMSNILKYYNIGLYDDGYETNFKTGKEKRNKKNEEIMKEEILKEIDLFYKSRETESTMFMGKEFHLPKLGVKIEKNDIQNKIEDTYDELSCLGMQDKEIRELQEQHLHDTKRMNQIIKSQKIKLSTDPTLITYRVLLLKEFQVGEKLKGEEITERMNKLLIKNGMEQMRHNNAVQLFKLLFTTKTHVNKHRFYEILETF, encoded by the coding sequence ATGGAATGTAAAAAGTTTACATTCAAGGAAAAGTTATCAGAAACAAGGTTTCTTGATGACTTGGATTTTAATGAAGAGTTTAAAATCTACGTGGATTGTCCAACAAGTGGTGGGAAATCCTATTACATTCTCAATTATCTAAAAGAGAGGGAGATAAAAGCTGTTTTTGTTGTTGATACCATTAACTTGGCAAAACAACTATCAGCACAATACCAGATACCATATTATACAGCAGATCATAGAGAAGATTTTAATTCAAGTTTGATCATCACCATCCAGCACCATATCCCCAAATTTGAAAGCAGGGAGACCGTGATTATTGATGAGGCTCACACTCTAGTCACAGAATTTGGATGGAAAAGAGAGGTTATTGAAGAGGTTATGATCTCCTTGGAATATTACAAGAGGATCATATTTCTCTCTGGTACACCTGTCACAAGTGATGATAGTATATTTAAAGGAATGACAATGATCAAGGCTGTAAAAGAGAATCCAGACAAGAGAGATTTGAGAATTGTAAGGTATGAAGATTTAGGAGGTGGGATCATTGAACTATGTTCATTCGCTAGAAAAGAGAAGAAAATACCCGTGGTTTCATTACTTGATAAATCCTCTTTACTCCCCAAGGTTCTAAAAGCGTTAAAAGAGGTTGGATTCAAAAGGATAGCTATAATAAATTCTAAAACCAAGATCACTAGAAACAAGGGAAAAGAGGAGGAGGAAACAGGTTTGGTAGTGGAAAGTTTTGGGGAAGGGGATGATGGCTCATGTTACTTGTCACAATTGATTAACCAGTGCAGGATTGATGCAGATGTGATTCTTACAACTTACACCCAAGGATATTCTCTACTGGGGAAAGATTATCTATTGATTATCGCACCGGGGAAAAATCCACACTCTTTCGTGAATATAGTACAGATGATGAATAGATTTAGAGAAGATACAACCACTCTATCATACATACTAACAAATGCCATCATCCAGAAAGAAGGGGATAAAGGAATATATAACTTCCCTTCTATTTTTGATTATCTAAAAACAGGAATCACGCAAAAAACAAGGCAAAGAATTGAAGAACTTAACAAGGTTGCCAAGAACACTAGAACCTTGAAAAGGCAGTTGAAATTACTCGCCAATGAATGTGACCAGTATATCAGCATCACAAGAGAGATCAATCACCAGAGCATTGCTTTCAAGGTTTTCCAGTTGATCAACCATGTAATGCATGAACAATTATACAAGATGAGTAATATTCTAAAATATTACAATATCGGTTTATATGATGATGGGTATGAAACTAATTTCAAAACTGGAAAAGAAAAAAGGAACAAAAAAAATGAAGAAATAATGAAAGAAGAAATACTAAAAGAAATTGATTTGTTTTACAAATCAAGAGAAACAGAATCCACCATGTTCATGGGGAAAGAATTTCATCTCCCAAAGCTTGGGGTGAAAATTGAGAAAAATGACATCCAGAACAAGATTGAAGACACTTACGATGAATTATCCTGTCTTGGGATGCAGGACAAAGAGATAAGGGAATTACAGGAACAACACCTGCATGATACAAAGAGAATGAACCAGATCATAAAGAGCCAGAAGATAAAATTAAGTACTGACCCGACATTAATAACTTACAGGGTTCTCCTACTCAAGGAATTTCAAGTTGGGGAAAAATTAAAAGGGGAAGAGATAACAGAGAGGATGAATAAACTCCTTATCAAGAATGGTATGGAACAAATGCGTCATAATAATGCTGTACAATTATTCAAATTACTTTTCACCACTAAAACTCATGTTAATAAACACAGGTTTTACGAGATTCTGGAAACTTTCTAA
- a CDS encoding JAB domain-containing protein encodes MNEKNLSSPIISETRTGEGCNDLTLLSEVEIKYKPEVKPKDRPRVTMAMEAYKLIRPFFEGCLYHHEEAWVMLLNTSCKVLGVARLSVGNQEHTIIDPRTTLQLMIKTNAVNLIIFHNHPSQSLAFSPEDIKITKNMMEACKLLNMNCLDHIIVGEDGYSSYSEEGY; translated from the coding sequence ATGAATGAAAAGAATCTATCATCACCAATTATCAGTGAAACTAGAACAGGAGAAGGTTGTAATGATTTAACACTATTATCAGAGGTGGAGATTAAATACAAGCCAGAGGTTAAACCAAAGGATAGACCAAGGGTCACCATGGCGATGGAGGCATATAAACTCATCAGACCCTTTTTTGAGGGTTGTTTATATCACCATGAAGAGGCATGGGTGATGCTATTAAATACAAGCTGCAAGGTGTTAGGTGTCGCAAGATTGAGTGTCGGGAATCAAGAGCATACTATTATAGACCCAAGAACCACCTTGCAATTGATGATAAAGACTAATGCAGTCAATCTAATTATATTCCATAATCACCCAAGCCAGAGTTTAGCTTTCAGTCCAGAGGATATAAAAATAACCAAGAACATGATGGAGGCTTGCAAGCTGTTAAACATGAATTGTCTGGATCATATCATCGTGGGGGAAGATGGTTATTCCAGCTATTCAGAGGAAGGTTACTAG
- a CDS encoding phage/plasmid replication protein, which yields MYDKVKLWVMRTRDTPDVSNFLDKAKDHVDHETGEVCTFGSLEGLKVSVYTGGISIIGSLAKFIYPNNIYPLDRHGTRQAITKLSDCLHLDVSDARVTSMEFGQVFVMRHPVESYLSKLGDTPKLLRYHFDVGTLYYKPKSPRQHKVLAFYDKKADAGVKGMVLPDGFDDANLLKYEMRFNGRLPQQMNVPEVVASTLSENGFYRLMVKKYQENYFAISKLNQVKTDIMSEIKTVSDAFDVLVARLINQSDQTQIAAFMEELKEAKVFDDRKSYTRLKKKIQDVATKAGVTVSDELVRELDDEIKNVGVYV from the coding sequence ATGTACGACAAGGTGAAGTTATGGGTGATGAGGACAAGGGACACCCCCGATGTTAGTAATTTCCTTGATAAAGCAAAAGATCACGTGGATCATGAAACGGGAGAGGTTTGCACTTTTGGTAGCCTAGAGGGGTTGAAAGTGTCTGTTTACACGGGTGGAATCTCTATAATAGGGAGTTTGGCAAAGTTTATTTATCCAAACAACATTTACCCGTTAGACAGGCACGGGACGAGACAAGCGATAACAAAGCTATCAGACTGTCTGCATTTGGATGTTTCCGATGCTAGGGTTACAAGCATGGAATTTGGGCAAGTTTTTGTGATGAGACACCCGGTAGAGAGTTACCTTTCAAAATTGGGAGACACACCAAAGTTGCTAAGGTATCATTTTGACGTGGGAACGCTTTACTACAAGCCCAAAAGCCCACGTCAACACAAGGTACTAGCTTTCTATGACAAGAAAGCCGATGCAGGGGTTAAAGGGATGGTTTTGCCTGATGGCTTTGACGATGCCAACTTGTTAAAGTATGAAATGAGGTTTAACGGGCGACTACCACAACAAATGAACGTGCCGGAGGTTGTTGCCTCAACCCTATCAGAAAACGGGTTTTACCGCCTGATGGTGAAAAAATACCAAGAAAACTATTTTGCAATATCCAAGTTGAACCAAGTAAAAACAGATATTATGAGCGAGATTAAAACCGTTTCAGATGCTTTTGACGTGTTGGTTGCTCGTCTTATCAACCAGAGCGACCAGACACAAATAGCGGCTTTCATGGAAGAATTGAAAGAGGCTAAAGTTTTTGATGACCGGAAAAGCTACACTCGATTAAAGAAGAAAATACAAGACGTGGCAACCAAAGCGGGCGTGACCGTTTCCGATGAACTAGTCAGGGAACTAGACGATGAGATTAAAAACGTGGGGGTTTACGTGTAG
- a CDS encoding helix-turn-helix domain-containing protein, with the protein MEEKIDQILVYSLLAAKNVLTLEDAALLTGLSKSHLYRLTCTHQIPFYKPNGKQIYFDRIELEAWMKQNRVATQQETGQKAVNYVVTGKQKGGTL; encoded by the coding sequence ATGGAAGAAAAGATAGATCAAATTTTAGTCTATTCATTGTTGGCCGCTAAAAACGTGCTAACATTGGAAGATGCAGCGTTATTGACAGGGTTAAGTAAATCACACCTGTACCGCCTAACGTGTACCCACCAGATACCATTTTACAAGCCCAACGGCAAGCAAATCTACTTTGACCGGATAGAGTTAGAGGCGTGGATGAAACAGAACCGGGTTGCCACGCAACAAGAGACGGGGCAAAAAGCGGTTAACTACGTTGTAACGGGTAAACAGAAGGGAGGCACGCTATGA
- a CDS encoding site-specific integrase has product MKIEKFKVLLFLKKTEPDKSGKAPIMGRITLNRTVAQFSTKLSCTPKLWNVRENRLEGKSREAVETNAKIEKLLLAIHAAFNELQERKRDFGAADVRNLFQGSMETQMTLLRLFDRHIEETRERIGIDVCASSMSTYHYARKTLGEFVRKKYKVKDIAFGALNEQFIREYQSYIEVKCGYSNQTSRHHLALLKRICRIAYKEGFSERYHFLHFKIPKQKETTPKALSREDFEKLRDLEIPEKRRSLVLTRDLFLFACYAGTAYADTISITRENLFTDDEGSLWLKYRRKKNELTARVKLLPEAIALIEKYRDDLRETLFPNQLYSTLRANMKILRVLAGLTTELVYHMGRHSFASLVTLEEGVPIETISKMLGHNNIKTTQIYARVTPKKLFEDMDRFIEATKDLELVL; this is encoded by the coding sequence ATGAAAATTGAGAAATTCAAGGTCTTGCTGTTTTTGAAGAAGACCGAACCCGACAAGTCGGGCAAAGCTCCCATCATGGGACGCATCACATTGAACCGGACGGTGGCGCAGTTCAGCACCAAGCTCTCGTGCACGCCCAAGCTGTGGAACGTGCGTGAAAACCGTCTGGAAGGAAAGAGCCGCGAGGCGGTGGAGACCAATGCGAAAATCGAGAAACTGCTGCTGGCCATCCATGCGGCATTCAATGAATTGCAGGAACGGAAACGCGATTTCGGCGCTGCGGACGTGAGGAACCTTTTCCAGGGAAGCATGGAAACCCAGATGACCCTGCTCCGGCTGTTCGACCGGCACATCGAGGAAACGAGGGAGCGCATCGGCATCGATGTGTGCGCGTCCTCCATGAGCACCTACCATTATGCGCGGAAAACGCTCGGCGAGTTTGTCAGGAAAAAATACAAGGTGAAGGACATCGCCTTCGGTGCGTTGAACGAACAGTTCATTCGGGAATACCAGTCCTATATCGAAGTAAAATGCGGGTATTCCAACCAGACCTCACGGCATCATCTGGCCCTGCTGAAACGGATCTGCCGGATAGCGTACAAGGAAGGGTTCTCCGAGCGGTACCATTTCCTGCATTTCAAGATACCCAAGCAGAAGGAGACCACCCCGAAGGCGTTGAGCCGCGAGGACTTCGAGAAGCTGCGTGACTTGGAAATCCCGGAAAAGCGCCGCTCCCTCGTCCTTACGAGGGACCTGTTCCTGTTTGCCTGTTATGCCGGAACCGCCTATGCGGACACCATATCCATTACCCGCGAGAACCTCTTCACCGACGATGAAGGCAGCCTGTGGTTGAAATACCGACGGAAAAAGAACGAACTGACGGCGCGCGTCAAACTGCTACCCGAGGCCATTGCCCTGATAGAGAAATACCGGGACGATTTGCGGGAGACCCTGTTCCCTAACCAGCTGTACAGTACGCTTCGGGCGAACATGAAAATCCTGCGCGTGCTGGCCGGACTGACGACCGAACTCGTCTATCATATGGGAAGGCACTCGTTTGCCTCGCTTGTCACGCTCGAAGAGGGCGTGCCCATCGAGACCATCAGCAAGATGCTGGGACATAACAATATAAAGACGACCCAGATCTATGCCCGAGTCACCCCGAAAAAGCTGTTCGAGGACATGGACCGCTTCATTGAGGCGACCAAAGACCTTGAACTGGTTTTATGA
- a CDS encoding site-specific integrase: MRSTFKILPYINRKRIKSDGTTAVLCRVSIDGKSILITTGIFCRPEDWNSQTGTIRQPRENNRLAEFRLNLERAYDRLLKEQGAVSAELLKNAVTGVATIPQTLLKGGEAERERLRLRAEQIHSTSTFRQSKTTQLNLQQFLQSRGLEDIAFSDITEEFGHSFKLFLKKELGYASGHVNHCLCWLNRLIYIAVDEGVLRCNPLEDVHYEKKDPPKMRHISRSELKRLMATPMPDPKVELARRMFIFSSLTGLAYADVYNLYPRHIGKTSEGRLYIRKPREKTEVETFVPLHPAARQILELYNTTDDTRPVFPLPKRDILWYDIHGLGVMLGIQKNLSHHAARHTFGTLLVSEGISIESAAKMMGHADINSTQIYAQITDCKISKDMDRLMERRNSRNEMPMDE, from the coding sequence ATGCGTAGCACTTTCAAGATATTGCCCTATATCAATAGGAAAAGAATCAAGTCCGACGGCACGACCGCCGTCCTTTGCCGTGTGTCCATCGACGGCAAAAGCATCCTCATCACGACCGGCATCTTCTGCCGTCCGGAGGATTGGAACAGCCAGACGGGAACCATCCGCCAGCCCCGCGAGAACAACCGCCTCGCAGAATTCCGCCTGAATCTCGAACGGGCTTATGACCGCCTCCTGAAAGAACAGGGCGCAGTCAGCGCCGAACTGCTGAAAAACGCCGTGACAGGTGTGGCGACCATTCCCCAGACCCTTCTCAAAGGCGGCGAAGCGGAGCGGGAACGGCTCAGGCTGCGTGCCGAACAAATCCATTCGACTTCCACGTTCCGGCAGTCGAAGACCACGCAGCTCAACCTGCAACAGTTCCTCCAGTCCCGTGGCCTGGAGGACATCGCCTTTTCCGACATCACGGAGGAGTTCGGCCATTCGTTCAAACTGTTCCTGAAAAAGGAACTGGGTTATGCCTCCGGGCATGTGAACCACTGCCTGTGCTGGCTGAACCGCCTTATCTATATTGCGGTGGATGAGGGCGTGCTCCGGTGCAACCCCTTGGAGGACGTGCATTATGAGAAGAAGGACCCGCCCAAGATGCGCCACATCAGCCGCAGCGAGCTGAAACGCCTTATGGCCACGCCGATGCCGGATCCCAAGGTGGAGCTGGCCCGCCGCATGTTCATCTTCTCCTCGCTGACCGGTCTGGCGTACGCGGACGTGTATAACCTGTACCCCCGACACATCGGCAAAACTTCTGAGGGCAGGCTCTATATCCGCAAGCCGAGGGAAAAGACCGAGGTGGAGACCTTCGTCCCCCTGCACCCGGCCGCTCGGCAGATTCTGGAACTGTACAATACCACGGACGACACCCGTCCCGTGTTCCCCCTGCCCAAGCGGGACATCCTTTGGTACGACATTCACGGGCTGGGTGTCATGCTGGGCATCCAGAAGAACCTTTCCCATCACGCCGCAAGGCACACCTTCGGTACCCTTTTGGTCTCCGAGGGCATTTCCATAGAAAGCGCGGCGAAGATGATGGGCCATGCCGACATCAACAGCACCCAGATTTATGCGCAGATTACCGACTGCAAGATATCGAAGGACATGGACCGTCTGATGGAACGGCGCAACAGCCGGAACGAAATGCCAATGGATGAATAA
- a CDS encoding helix-turn-helix domain-containing protein produces the protein MNELMTRESGQMAALFRMLEHALDHIELLAENYRPVLGGERYLTDREVAKLLKTCRRTLQEYRDAGRMSYIQLGGKILYRESDIERLLMEGYREAFRIGT, from the coding sequence ATGAACGAATTGATGACAAGGGAAAGCGGACAGATGGCCGCGCTGTTCAGAATGCTGGAGCACGCATTGGACCACATTGAATTATTGGCCGAAAACTACCGCCCCGTATTGGGCGGGGAACGCTACCTGACAGACCGGGAAGTGGCCAAATTGTTGAAGACCTGCCGCCGGACATTGCAGGAATACCGGGATGCGGGGCGCATGTCTTATATCCAGCTGGGAGGGAAAATCCTGTACCGGGAGTCGGATATCGAACGGCTGCTGATGGAGGGTTATCGGGAGGCATTCCGTATCGGAACCTGA
- a CDS encoding helix-turn-helix domain-containing protein: protein MENVIVIEQKTFEELMARFNRLAGMVDRFCRKAEEKRLSEWLDSTEVCQILQISPRTLQTLRDNGTLAYSQIVRKMFYRAEDVRRIVPLVEERRTLAALKGKTI, encoded by the coding sequence ATGGAAAATGTAATCGTAATCGAGCAAAAGACTTTTGAGGAATTGATGGCGCGTTTCAACCGGCTGGCCGGAATGGTGGACAGGTTCTGCCGCAAGGCGGAGGAGAAACGCCTCAGTGAATGGCTGGACAGCACGGAGGTGTGCCAGATCCTGCAAATCAGCCCGCGCACCTTGCAGACGCTGCGCGACAACGGCACGCTGGCTTACTCACAGATTGTGCGCAAGATGTTCTACCGGGCGGAGGACGTGCGGCGCATCGTGCCGCTGGTGGAGGAACGCCGCACCCTGGCGGCCTTGAAAGGAAAAACTATTTGA
- a CDS encoding helix-turn-helix domain-containing protein, whose product MDTEKVKQNPAVEAAGSSGGQAARIFKKENIPKTAETVGRDTFEEWMGRIMERFDRQDRIISVLVNKDAAGVKYLDGERLYDNQDLCEMLRTSKRSLQRFRSKYRLRYQRIGHKTYYKESDVLEFISQNMEEVLQGGTKVLRMKEQPGMEAPKNKSGKRPGHKKYSPKK is encoded by the coding sequence ATGGACACAGAGAAAGTGAAACAGAACCCGGCCGTGGAAGCGGCGGGAAGCAGTGGCGGGCAAGCCGCAAGAATCTTCAAGAAGGAGAATATCCCGAAGACGGCGGAAACGGTCGGGCGGGACACCTTCGAGGAATGGATGGGACGCATCATGGAACGTTTCGACCGCCAGGACCGGATCATCTCGGTGCTGGTGAACAAGGATGCCGCCGGAGTGAAGTACCTGGACGGGGAACGGTTGTACGACAACCAGGACCTGTGCGAGATGCTGAGGACAAGCAAACGGTCGCTGCAACGCTTCCGAAGCAAGTACAGGCTCCGTTACCAACGGATTGGTCACAAGACCTATTACAAGGAATCGGACGTGCTGGAGTTCATCAGCCAAAATATGGAGGAAGTGCTGCAAGGCGGTACCAAGGTGCTCCGCATGAAAGAGCAACCCGGCATGGAAGCCCCAAAGAACAAATCCGGCAAAAGACCGGGCCACAAGAAGTATTCACCTAAAAAATAA
- a CDS encoding DUF3408 domain-containing protein, whose product MMATEKENMAMTAETREQKPSMATCKEALADYRRIYLPVPAIEDRKPVFLSKETRDRLDRIVRLFGERKMSVSGLTENIVRRHLEIYEKEIDEWRKL is encoded by the coding sequence ATGATGGCAACGGAAAAAGAAAACATGGCCATGACGGCTGAAACCAGAGAACAGAAACCGAGTATGGCCACCTGCAAGGAAGCCTTGGCGGATTACAGGCGGATTTACCTGCCCGTGCCTGCCATTGAAGACCGCAAGCCGGTATTCCTCAGCAAGGAGACCCGTGACAGGCTGGACCGGATAGTCCGGTTGTTCGGTGAGCGGAAAATGAGCGTTTCAGGATTGACGGAAAACATCGTCCGCCGCCACTTGGAAATATATGAGAAGGAAATAGACGAATGGCGCAAGCTGTGA